The sequence TGCTGCTGGACGCCAACGGCGTCGAGTGCTCGACCGGCTCCGCCTGCGCGGCCGGCGTCCCCCAGCCCTCCCACGTGCTCCTGGCGATGGGGCGCGACGAGGAGGGCGCGCGCAGCTCGCTGCGCTTCTCGCTGGGCCACCCCAGCACCGCGGCCGACGTGGACGCGTTGGTCGCCGCCCTCGGACCCTGCGTCGAGCGCGCCCGCGCGGCGCGCGCCTGAAGGAGGCGTCGTGAAGGTCGTCGCCGCCATGTCCGGCGGAGTGGACTCCGCCGTCGCGGCCGCCCGTGCCGTCGAGGCCGGCCACGAGGTGACCGGCATCCACCTGGCACTCTCGCGCAACCCACAGTCCTACCGTTCCGGCGCCCGCGGCTGCTGCACCATCGAGGACAGCAACGACGCCCGTCGGGCCGCGGACGTGATCGGCATCCCGTTCTACGTCTGGGACCTCTCCGACCGCTTCCACACCGAGGTGGTCGAGGACTTCATGGACACCTACGCCGCGGGGGAGACGCCCAACCCCTGCCTGCGGTGCAACGAGAAGATCAAGTTCGCCGCCGTCCTCGACCGGGCGTTGGCACTGGGCTTCGATGCCGTCGCGACCGGCCACTACGCCCAGCTCACCGAGAGCGCCGACGGCGGTGTCGAGCTCCACCGCGCCATCGACGAGGGCAAGGACCAGTCCTACGTCCTCGGCGTGCTCGACGAGCGCCAGCTGCGCCACTCGCTCTTCCCGCTGGGCGACACCCCGAAGGCCGAGGTACGCCGCGAGGCGGCCGAGCGCGGCCTCCTGGTCGCCGACAAGCCCGACAGCCACGACATCTGCTTCGTCGCCGACGGCGACAACGCGGGATGGCTGGAGGAGAAGCTGGGGGAGCGCGCCCCCAACCACGGCGGCGACATCGTCGACGAGGCCAGTGGTGAGGTGCTCGGCCAGCACGAGGGCACCTACCGCTACACCGTCGGACAGCGCCGCGGCCTCAAGCTCGGCCGCCCGGCCGCCGACGGCAAGCCGCGCTTCGTGCTCGACATCGAGCCCGTCTCCGGCACCGTCACCGTCGGCCCCCGCGAGCGCCTGGCCGTCGAGCGGATCCACGGCGTCCGACCGCGCTGGTGCGGCGCGGCACCGACCGAGCTCGCCGGGCCAGACGTGACGGTCCAGCTGCGCGCCCACGGCGCGGAGCATCGGGCCACGGTGCGGGTCTCCAGCGGACCGGCGGGCTCGGACGACC comes from Nocardioides panacisoli and encodes:
- the mnmA gene encoding tRNA 2-thiouridine(34) synthase MnmA, with amino-acid sequence MKVVAAMSGGVDSAVAAARAVEAGHEVTGIHLALSRNPQSYRSGARGCCTIEDSNDARRAADVIGIPFYVWDLSDRFHTEVVEDFMDTYAAGETPNPCLRCNEKIKFAAVLDRALALGFDAVATGHYAQLTESADGGVELHRAIDEGKDQSYVLGVLDERQLRHSLFPLGDTPKAEVRREAAERGLLVADKPDSHDICFVADGDNAGWLEEKLGERAPNHGGDIVDEASGEVLGQHEGTYRYTVGQRRGLKLGRPAADGKPRFVLDIEPVSGTVTVGPRERLAVERIHGVRPRWCGAAPTELAGPDVTVQLRAHGAEHRATVRVSSGPAGSDDPSQVDIALHEPAYGIAPGQAAVIYDGSRVVGSATIARTERVD